The following are encoded in a window of Panicum virgatum strain AP13 chromosome 5N, P.virgatum_v5, whole genome shotgun sequence genomic DNA:
- the LOC120674449 gene encoding ATP-dependent Clp protease adapter protein ClpS-like produces the protein MKATPAGVAPAPHVNSGGGAVLERPAFDQSQLEALPVAEEGGDPGRLKDGRRSGSGDSYKVLLVDDVRHTEQHVEKASPQVVPSITAEAARQLFHESRLKGVAVVIVAVKEHAEFYAQMMARQGLRSAIEPEAVFSYHEIHCITG, from the exons ATGAAGGCGACTCCGGCGGGTGTTGCCCCGGCGCCGCACgtgaacagcggcggcggcgcggtgctggAGCGGCCGGCGTTCGACCAGTCGCAGCTCGAGGCGCTCCCCGTCGCGGAGGAAGGAGGGGACCCCGGGAGGCTCAAGGACGGGAGGCGCTCCGGGAGCGGCGACAGCTACAAGGTCTTGCTCGTCGACGACGTGCGCCACACCGAGCAGCACG TGGAGAAGGCCTCGCCGCAGGTGGTGCCATCCATCACCGCCGAGGCAGCTCGGCAGCTCTTCCACGAGTCCCGCCTGAAAGGCGTCGCGGTTGTCATCGTCGCCGTCAAG GAGCACGCCGAGTTCTACGCGCAGATGATGGCTCGTCAGGGGCTCCGCTCTGCCATCGAGcctgaggctgtgtttagttaccACGAAATACACTGTATCACGGGGTGA